The proteins below are encoded in one region of Cytobacillus sp. IB215665:
- a CDS encoding YugN family protein: MKLEAVGIQEKSVELSRLNDVMKENGLVLAGQWDYERVTYDRKFEFKNEVYYLRVQGYAVEGDVGSRHAMIQLLTPLLGKHYYPHGVEYGEGEKFPKSLIEQCDNLLNNVMKEIDALQ; the protein is encoded by the coding sequence ATGAAACTTGAAGCAGTTGGAATTCAAGAAAAATCAGTGGAGTTATCACGGTTAAATGATGTTATGAAGGAAAACGGACTTGTTTTAGCAGGTCAATGGGATTATGAACGAGTTACATATGACCGTAAATTTGAGTTTAAAAATGAAGTATATTATTTAAGAGTACAAGGCTATGCAGTCGAGGGTGACGTTGGTAGTCGTCATGCAATGATACAACTGTTAACACCACTACTTGGAAAGCATTATTATCCTCATGGTGTTGAATACGGTGAAGGTGAAAAATTTCCAAAATCCTTAATTGAACAGTGTGATAACTTATTAAATAATGTTATGAAGGAAATTGATGCTCTTCAATAA
- a CDS encoding CAP domain-containing protein: MITCMVLLVTCMPRAADGRTVMYKVQPGDSLWEIAVLYNIKLSVLIKENPQFPNPNIIFPGQVVYIPTNDVKTNIEDRIIQLTNAERSINGLQPLKVDPTLSSIARTKSADMRDKNYFSHISPTYGSTFNMLRAYGVHFHTGAENIAVGHSSAEEVVNFWMNNSGHRANVLNHEMTHIGVGYTTGGSYGHYWTQILVQK; this comes from the coding sequence ATGATTACCTGTATGGTTTTGCTCGTTACATGTATGCCTAGAGCTGCTGATGGAAGAACGGTGATGTACAAAGTACAACCAGGTGATTCCTTATGGGAAATTGCAGTATTATACAACATAAAACTGTCAGTATTAATAAAGGAAAACCCACAGTTTCCGAATCCAAACATTATATTTCCTGGGCAAGTTGTTTATATCCCAACAAACGATGTCAAGACCAATATAGAAGATAGAATAATTCAATTAACTAACGCTGAGCGCTCGATAAACGGTTTACAGCCATTAAAAGTAGATCCAACTCTCAGTAGCATCGCTAGAACTAAGTCGGCAGACATGCGAGATAAAAATTACTTTTCTCATATATCGCCAACATATGGTTCGACGTTTAATATGTTGAGAGCTTATGGTGTTCATTTTCACACAGGAGCAGAAAATATTGCTGTAGGACATAGCTCAGCTGAAGAAGTTGTGAATTTTTGGATGAATAATTCAGGACATAGAGCTAATGTTCTCAACCATGAAATGACACATATAGGAGTTGGTTATACGACTGGCGGTAGTTATGGCCATTATTGGACACAAATTTTAGTACAAAAATAA
- a CDS encoding cytochrome (ubi)quinol oxidase subunit III, with product MHVEEKLTAETFPASPEKATLEGKNKFLGFWFFLGAETVTFSTLFATYLALKNSTNGGPTSEELFQLPIAFVATMLLLTSSLTSVYAMYHMKNFDFKKMQLWLGITLFLGAAFLGLEIYEFMEYVHEGHTFTSSAFGSAFYFLVGTHGAHVVFGLVWILTLMIRNAKRGLDLYNAPKFYVASLYWHFIDVVWVFIFTVVYLMGVVG from the coding sequence ATGCATGTTGAAGAAAAATTAACAGCTGAAACATTTCCTGCTTCACCGGAAAAAGCTACCCTCGAAGGAAAAAATAAATTTTTAGGATTTTGGTTTTTCTTAGGAGCTGAAACAGTTACATTCTCTACATTGTTCGCTACTTATTTAGCTTTAAAAAATAGTACGAATGGTGGACCTACGTCAGAAGAATTATTTCAATTACCAATTGCTTTTGTCGCTACGATGCTGCTATTGACAAGTAGTTTAACGAGTGTGTACGCTATGTACCACATGAAGAATTTTGATTTCAAAAAGATGCAACTTTGGCTAGGGATTACATTGTTCCTTGGTGCAGCGTTCCTTGGCTTAGAAATTTATGAGTTTATGGAATATGTGCATGAAGGTCATACGTTTACGAGTAGTGCATTTGGTTCTGCTTTCTATTTTCTAGTTGGGACGCATGGAGCTCACGTTGTTTTTGGTTTAGTATGGATATTAACGTTAATGATTCGTAATGCCAAACGTGGTTTAGACTTGTATAATGCACCTAAATTTTATGTTGCGAGCCTTTATTGGCACTTTATTGATGTAGTATGGGTGTTTATTTTTACTGTAGTATACTTAATGGGAGTGGTGGGATAA
- a CDS encoding CAP domain-containing protein, translating into MKRKIGFAIFTSYLIIGIITFTNDSRSNEISEQEEIIHVNQQLNSTVEVEKREITLNGLDSFIGKPSEVIEREFGKPIRVDKSIYDYDWWIYNQHPSQYIQVGVENNIVTTIYAIGEELNTEPFIIGQPIDEITNTFSLEPSVSFIANNNNYRFELTEQDLEIRPLVKVNDVYIQLYFDRYSNKLSSIRYMDANTLIKQRPYELVYRGDLLSSEELSKEELALVEQGVAKQILDLTNTIRNQYNLPSVQWNEEAAIVAYKHSKEMYEENYFSHTSPLSGGLPERLQEGNVYYFSAGENIAAKYIDGIAVMVGWLNSKSHRETLLNENFTDLGVGVYKKYYTQNFIESWE; encoded by the coding sequence ATGAAAAGAAAAATAGGGTTTGCAATATTTACTAGTTATCTAATTATTGGGATCATCACTTTTACGAATGATTCACGTTCAAATGAAATCAGTGAACAAGAAGAAATCATTCATGTTAATCAACAGTTGAATAGTACCGTTGAAGTTGAAAAACGTGAAATTACGTTGAATGGATTAGACTCTTTTATAGGGAAACCTAGCGAAGTTATTGAAAGAGAATTTGGGAAACCAATTAGAGTTGATAAGTCCATTTATGATTACGATTGGTGGATTTATAATCAACATCCATCACAATATATTCAAGTTGGCGTTGAAAACAATATAGTTACAACGATATATGCAATTGGAGAGGAATTAAATACAGAACCATTTATCATTGGACAACCTATCGATGAGATCACAAACACATTTTCTTTGGAGCCATCAGTATCATTCATAGCTAATAACAATAACTATCGATTTGAACTAACAGAACAAGACTTAGAAATTCGGCCGTTAGTTAAAGTTAACGATGTTTATATCCAATTGTATTTTGATAGATATTCAAATAAATTATCGAGTATTAGATACATGGATGCAAATACGTTAATAAAACAAAGGCCATATGAACTAGTATATAGAGGAGATTTATTATCTTCTGAGGAGCTATCGAAAGAGGAATTAGCTTTAGTTGAACAAGGCGTCGCAAAACAAATATTGGACCTTACAAATACAATTAGAAATCAGTATAATTTACCTTCCGTACAGTGGAACGAAGAAGCTGCCATCGTTGCATATAAACATAGTAAAGAAATGTATGAAGAAAATTATTTTTCTCACACTTCTCCATTAAGTGGGGGACTACCAGAACGTTTACAAGAAGGAAATGTTTATTACTTTTCTGCTGGAGAAAATATAGCTGCAAAGTATATTGATGGGATAGCAGTTATGGTTGGCTGGCTGAATAGCAAAAGTCACAGAGAGACGTTATTAAATGAGAATTTTACAGATTTAGGAGTTGGAGTGTACAAAAAATATTATACACAAAATTTTATTGAATCCTGGGAATAG
- the ctaF gene encoding cytochrome c oxidase subunit IVB yields the protein MTTNHSNSSNPRVDIAYRRKKSAEEMKHHVISFVLMILLTIAAFIAVGYEFSRWFTVPFIILLAVIQVIFQLYYFMHMNHKGHEAPALFLYSGLLVGLITVLAFMTIVWW from the coding sequence ATGACGACAAATCATTCAAATTCCAGTAACCCGAGAGTCGATATAGCTTATCGGAGGAAAAAAAGTGCTGAAGAGATGAAGCATCATGTCATATCATTTGTATTAATGATATTGTTAACGATTGCTGCTTTTATAGCTGTTGGCTATGAGTTTTCACGTTGGTTTACAGTTCCGTTCATTATATTACTAGCAGTAATACAAGTTATTTTTCAATTGTATTATTTTATGCACATGAATCATAAAGGTCATGAAGCACCTGCTTTATTTCTTTACTCTGGGTTATTAGTTGGATTAATTACTGTTTTAGCTTTCATGACAATTGTTTGGTGGTAA
- the ctaG gene encoding cytochrome c oxidase assembly factor CtaG, whose product MDLSVFGFRALWSPYFFIWIFILVTCYFLLMGPLRKKFSASSPASKKQISYFVTAMVLLYVIKGSPVDLLGHLMLSVHMVQMATLYLIIPPLLILAFPNWFYRWLLNVRYVKPVFSLFSKPLIALILFNGAFSFYHIPVIFDIVKTNSLLHAAVTIGIFIAAMLMWWPLMNTLEENQSLSGIKKIGYIFADGILLTPACALIIFAQEPLYTTYSDPTAWVNALKLCVPADMLSSIQLTGPELFNTLPLLEDQQLGGVLMKIIQEIVYGAILAHIFFQWAKKDREQEEKELEKYMTPQTIK is encoded by the coding sequence ATGGATTTATCGGTATTTGGATTTCGAGCATTGTGGAGCCCCTACTTCTTCATTTGGATTTTTATACTAGTTACATGTTATTTTTTATTAATGGGTCCGTTGCGAAAGAAATTTTCGGCAAGTAGCCCAGCTTCTAAAAAGCAAATAAGTTATTTTGTAACAGCAATGGTTTTATTGTATGTTATAAAAGGTTCACCAGTAGATCTATTAGGACATCTAATGTTAAGTGTTCATATGGTTCAAATGGCAACATTATATTTAATTATTCCACCATTACTAATTTTGGCATTCCCGAATTGGTTTTACAGATGGTTATTAAATGTCCGATATGTCAAGCCGGTCTTTTCGTTATTCTCGAAACCGCTTATTGCGCTTATTTTGTTTAACGGTGCTTTTTCCTTTTATCATATACCAGTTATTTTTGATATAGTGAAGACAAATAGCTTATTACATGCCGCTGTTACAATTGGGATATTCATTGCTGCAATGTTGATGTGGTGGCCATTAATGAATACACTTGAAGAAAATCAATCCTTATCGGGAATTAAAAAGATCGGTTACATTTTTGCTGATGGGATATTGTTAACACCTGCCTGTGCACTTATCATATTTGCTCAGGAACCGCTATATACAACTTATAGCGACCCAACCGCTTGGGTAAACGCATTAAAATTATGTGTTCCCGCTGATATGTTATCTTCCATACAGCTAACTGGACCTGAGTTGTTTAATACTCTTCCATTACTAGAAGATCAGCAGCTAGGTGGGGTATTAATGAAAATTATCCAAGAAATTGTCTACGGAGCGATTTTAGCTCATATATTCTTCCAATGGGCTAAAAAAGACCGTGAGCAAGAGGAAAAAGAGCTTGAAAAATATATGACACCTCAAACGATAAAATAG
- a CDS encoding CBS domain-containing protein, protein MNYVGDVMSTSVECCTPLDNVYEAAVKMKENDVGAIPVVNKDELIGMITDRDLVIRGYAEKRSGSNSVINVMTEQLITCNPKTTVEEAANLMAEHQIRRLPVVEHGNMVGIVSLGDLAINNMSDESAGHALTEISETDELHH, encoded by the coding sequence ATGAATTATGTAGGCGATGTGATGTCAACGTCAGTCGAATGCTGTACGCCATTAGATAATGTATATGAAGCTGCAGTTAAGATGAAGGAAAATGATGTAGGAGCCATTCCTGTAGTGAATAAAGATGAACTAATTGGTATGATTACAGATAGAGATTTAGTTATTAGAGGATATGCAGAGAAACGCTCTGGTTCAAATTCAGTCATTAATGTAATGACTGAACAATTGATCACGTGTAATCCTAAGACAACAGTAGAAGAGGCAGCGAATCTCATGGCAGAACACCAAATTAGGCGTTTACCAGTTGTAGAGCATGGTAATATGGTGGGGATTGTATCATTAGGGGATTTAGCAATTAATAACATGTCAGATGAAAGTGCAGGACATGCGCTAACTGAGATTTCGGAAACGGACGAACTACACCATTAA
- a CDS encoding DUF420 domain-containing protein, with product MEQTIKILPTISTSFIVLSAIFVAIGWYLIKQRKIEAHKKVMIWAAIFALTFFIIYLSRTIFIGNTSFGGPEDIKIYYTLFLIFHIILATTGGVFGLITLYLGFNNRIAKHKKIGPVTSIIWFFTAITGVAVYVLLYVLYPGGDTTSVIRAILGY from the coding sequence ATGGAACAAACAATAAAAATTCTACCTACGATTAGTACAAGCTTTATTGTTCTAAGTGCGATTTTTGTAGCAATTGGTTGGTATCTCATAAAACAACGTAAGATTGAAGCGCATAAAAAAGTTATGATATGGGCTGCTATATTTGCATTAACTTTCTTCATTATTTACTTATCTAGAACAATATTTATAGGTAACACGAGTTTTGGTGGGCCAGAGGATATTAAAATTTACTATACATTGTTTTTAATATTCCATATTATTCTTGCTACTACTGGCGGTGTTTTTGGTTTAATTACATTATACTTAGGATTTAATAATCGTATTGCAAAGCATAAGAAGATCGGACCAGTTACAAGTATTATATGGTTTTTTACAGCTATTACAGGTGTAGCAGTGTATGTCCTTCTTTACGTGTTATATCCAGGTGGAGATACCACCTCAGTCATAAGAGCAATTCTAGGTTATTAG
- the cyoE gene encoding heme o synthase, whose amino-acid sequence MLEQSTQHHLHETSVWKDFLALIKIGIVNSNLITTFTGLWLAMYFSGVGFFENIDVVLLTLIGSALIIAGSCSLNNYIDRDIDHLMDRTKQRPTVTGKVQPSQVLALGLLLTVIGTGILAFTTITAAVIGLIGIISYVILYTMWSKRLYTLNTVIGSISGAVPPLIGWAAIDANLHSVAWILFIIMFVWQPPHFLALAMKRVEEYRAAGIPMLPVVHGFAITKRQMVVWVACLLPLPFYLFALGIPFLILATVLNIGWLVLGLAGFKMQDDVKWARLMFVYSLNYLTILFVAMVVVTII is encoded by the coding sequence ATGTTGGAGCAAAGCACTCAACATCATTTACACGAGACAAGCGTTTGGAAGGACTTTCTTGCTCTAATTAAAATAGGGATTGTTAATTCTAATTTAATTACGACATTTACCGGATTATGGCTCGCCATGTATTTTTCAGGTGTAGGTTTTTTCGAAAATATAGATGTTGTTCTTTTAACTTTAATTGGATCAGCACTAATTATTGCAGGTTCTTGTAGTCTAAATAATTATATTGACCGAGATATAGATCATTTAATGGATAGAACGAAACAAAGACCTACTGTGACGGGTAAAGTTCAACCATCACAAGTGTTAGCTTTAGGTCTGTTGTTGACAGTAATTGGCACAGGGATATTAGCGTTTACAACAATAACTGCTGCTGTTATTGGGTTAATCGGTATTATCTCATACGTTATTTTATATACGATGTGGTCAAAAAGACTTTATACTTTAAATACAGTAATTGGAAGTATTTCTGGAGCAGTACCGCCATTAATCGGCTGGGCTGCAATAGATGCTAATTTACATAGTGTTGCTTGGATTTTATTTATTATCATGTTTGTATGGCAACCGCCACATTTTCTGGCGCTTGCAATGAAACGTGTGGAAGAGTATAGAGCCGCAGGAATTCCAATGCTCCCTGTTGTTCATGGATTTGCAATCACCAAGCGACAAATGGTTGTTTGGGTTGCATGTCTATTGCCATTACCATTTTATTTATTTGCATTAGGAATCCCGTTTTTAATTTTAGCTACTGTTCTCAATATAGGATGGTTGGTTTTAGGGTTAGCAGGTTTTAAAATGCAAGATGATGTGAAATGGGCACGCTTAATGTTTGTATACTCACTTAACTATTTGACCATTCTGTTTGTAGCAATGGTTGTCGTGACAATTATATAA
- the ytvI gene encoding sporulation integral membrane protein YtvI produces the protein MLNKQVRRNLVIALILITVFIIGYLILPVSIPLIIALVTALILEPIIKLLQNKANISRNLSVFFVFTLFLVFIGVSGYFVTTKVVTEVIKIVENAPTYINEISRAWEKFEKNLYNTAQDLPQEFVDVVTIEVESFFSNLKDDVTSSLTIDNVKNIFTNIPNFLVSLIVYLIALFLFLLDLPRLRGRVNAHLTEKTADKVNFMTSRLSYVIFGFFKAQFLVSIIIFLVSLVGLLFITPNIALMMALIIWAIDFIPIIGSIVILGPWALFHLFAGDVVLGTKLAILAISLLIIRRTVEPKVMGSHIGLSPLSTLIAMYLGLKLLGILGFILGPLLLIAFNSAREAGIIKLNFKL, from the coding sequence TTGTTAAATAAACAGGTTAGACGTAATTTAGTGATTGCCTTGATTCTCATCACAGTATTTATAATCGGATACTTAATATTACCAGTATCTATTCCATTAATAATAGCGCTTGTCACAGCACTAATATTAGAACCGATTATTAAGTTATTACAAAATAAAGCAAACATTTCACGTAATTTATCTGTATTTTTTGTTTTTACTTTATTTTTAGTCTTTATTGGAGTTAGTGGATACTTTGTTACGACAAAGGTTGTAACAGAAGTGATAAAAATTGTGGAAAATGCTCCAACTTATATAAATGAAATTAGTCGTGCTTGGGAAAAGTTTGAAAAGAATTTATACAACACTGCACAGGATTTACCGCAGGAGTTTGTAGACGTAGTAACTATTGAAGTTGAATCATTTTTTTCTAATCTCAAGGATGATGTAACTTCATCATTAACTATTGATAATGTTAAAAATATTTTTACCAATATTCCGAACTTTTTAGTTAGTCTTATCGTATACTTAATTGCACTTTTTCTTTTTCTATTAGATCTCCCACGTTTACGGGGTAGAGTAAATGCACATTTAACCGAGAAAACAGCAGATAAAGTTAATTTTATGACATCTAGGCTATCCTATGTTATTTTTGGTTTTTTTAAAGCTCAGTTTCTTGTAAGCATTATTATATTTTTAGTATCACTTGTAGGATTATTATTTATTACTCCTAATATTGCATTAATGATGGCCCTAATTATTTGGGCGATAGATTTCATTCCAATTATTGGATCAATCGTTATTTTAGGACCATGGGCGCTATTCCATTTGTTTGCTGGGGACGTTGTATTAGGAACTAAATTAGCTATTTTAGCAATTTCACTTCTAATTATTCGTCGTACTGTTGAACCTAAAGTAATGGGTAGCCATATTGGCTTATCACCACTATCAACACTCATTGCAATGTATTTAGGCTTAAAGCTATTAGGGATTTTAGGGTTCATTTTAGGACCGCTACTCTTAATAGCTTTTAATTCAGCACGAGAAGCAGGCATAATTAAGCTAAATTTTAAACTATAG
- the coxB gene encoding cytochrome c oxidase subunit II, producing the protein MKKWLPNWRLISLISVIALFLSGCGKPFLSTLQPAGEVAEMQYDLMILSAVIMVLVIVVVTVIFIFVLLRFKERKGEENKIPKQVEGSHKLEVIWTVIPIILLLILAVPVVKATFELADVTPMLEETRDESAVVVNVTANLYWWEFEYPDYGIITSQDLIVPTDERVYFNLIASDVKHSFWVPAVGGKMDTNTDNTNQFFLEFDSAKTEEAGGVFWGECAELCGPSHAKMDFKVKPLSRDDFDNWVSKMQNATTPVASTDLAVQGEEIFNNSCLACHAVSPEDTRPFGARIAPNLATFGERETIAGVIDHNEENLRAWLEDPEQFKPGNKMSGTYGDLQPNDIDALVEYLMGLKVE; encoded by the coding sequence ATGAAAAAGTGGCTACCTAATTGGCGCTTGATTTCTTTAATATCAGTCATAGCGTTATTTTTATCAGGCTGTGGAAAACCATTTTTATCCACACTACAGCCAGCGGGAGAAGTAGCAGAAATGCAGTATGACCTAATGATTTTGTCAGCAGTAATAATGGTCCTAGTTATTGTTGTTGTCACAGTTATTTTCATTTTTGTCTTATTGCGTTTCAAAGAACGTAAAGGGGAAGAAAACAAAATTCCTAAGCAAGTAGAAGGAAGTCATAAACTAGAAGTAATCTGGACTGTTATCCCGATTATTTTATTGTTAATTTTAGCTGTCCCAGTTGTTAAAGCGACATTTGAACTAGCTGACGTGACTCCAATGCTAGAGGAAACACGCGATGAAAGTGCTGTAGTAGTTAATGTAACTGCTAATTTATATTGGTGGGAATTTGAGTATCCAGATTATGGCATTATCACAAGTCAAGATTTAATCGTTCCAACAGATGAGCGGGTATATTTTAATTTAATCGCTTCAGATGTTAAACATTCATTTTGGGTACCTGCTGTTGGGGGGAAAATGGATACAAACACGGATAACACAAACCAATTTTTCTTAGAGTTTGATTCTGCAAAAACAGAAGAAGCTGGCGGCGTTTTCTGGGGTGAATGTGCTGAATTATGCGGACCGTCCCATGCGAAAATGGACTTCAAAGTGAAGCCGTTATCAAGGGATGATTTCGATAATTGGGTAAGTAAAATGCAAAATGCTACTACACCTGTGGCTTCAACTGATTTAGCAGTCCAAGGTGAGGAAATATTTAATAACAGCTGTCTTGCATGTCATGCAGTTTCACCAGAAGATACAAGACCTTTTGGAGCTCGTATCGCACCTAACTTGGCTACGTTCGGTGAACGTGAAACAATTGCAGGTGTCATAGATCATAATGAAGAAAATTTAAGAGCTTGGTTAGAGGATCCAGAACAATTCAAACCAGGAAATAAAATGTCTGGTACATATGGGGATTTACAACCTAATGATATTGATGCTTTAGTCGAATATTTAATGGGACTGAAAGTAGAGTAA
- a CDS encoding Asp23/Gls24 family envelope stress response protein — protein sequence MITQFMSKGSLSIAENVFAVITSICINDIEEIDGTVYDVKEQLYLFLNNGQRQKGILIKNEKNDIIIDIHVCVKYGVNISEVCKKLQALVVTEIEALTGIRPTAINVMVDEIQVKNA from the coding sequence ATGATCACTCAATTTATGTCAAAAGGCTCCCTTAGCATTGCTGAAAACGTGTTTGCTGTGATTACCTCGATTTGTATCAATGATATTGAAGAAATCGATGGAACTGTTTATGATGTAAAAGAACAACTATATCTTTTTTTAAACAATGGACAACGACAAAAGGGAATTTTAATCAAAAATGAAAAAAATGACATTATCATTGATATTCATGTATGTGTGAAATATGGTGTAAATATATCTGAAGTATGTAAAAAGTTACAAGCATTAGTGGTTACTGAGATTGAAGCATTGACAGGAATTAGACCAACAGCTATTAACGTGATGGTTGATGAAATTCAAGTTAAAAACGCATGA
- a CDS encoding YlbD family protein — translation MEKRAHPDVKKFKEFVKQHPKLISEVRQGEKTWQEFFEDWYLFGDDDEMWDEYKGRNSNDSSEDNNETKPEILGTFLSSLKNMDLNQVEQHLNTFGEAITTLQSVLQQFQPELKQQQVTSDLTPFSFRKD, via the coding sequence ATGGAAAAACGAGCCCACCCTGATGTTAAGAAGTTTAAAGAATTTGTTAAACAACATCCTAAACTCATCAGTGAAGTACGACAAGGTGAGAAGACATGGCAAGAATTTTTTGAAGACTGGTATTTATTTGGTGATGATGATGAAATGTGGGATGAATATAAAGGACGCAATAGTAACGACAGTAGTGAAGACAATAATGAAACTAAGCCAGAGATTTTAGGAACTTTTTTATCTTCCTTAAAAAATATGGACTTAAATCAAGTTGAGCAACATTTAAATACATTTGGAGAGGCGATCACTACCCTTCAAAGTGTTTTACAACAATTTCAGCCAGAGCTGAAGCAACAGCAGGTAACGAGCGACCTTACTCCTTTTTCGTTTCGAAAAGATTAA
- the ctaD gene encoding cytochrome c oxidase subunit I, with protein MSTLTQKKGFGATVWDYLTTVDHKKIAILYLIAGGFFFVVGGLEALFIRIQLWAPDQGFFVGELYNQILTMHGTTMIFLAAMPLVFAMMNAVMPIQIGARDVAFPFLNALGFWLFFFGGIFLNLSWFLGGAPDAGWTSYASLALESSTHGIDFYTIGLQISGFGTLIGGINFLVTIITMRAPGMTYMRMPLFTWSTFVTSALILFAFPPLTVGFFLMIFDRLFGANFFDPAMGGNTIIWEHLFWIFGHPEVYILVLPAFGIFSEIFATFSKKRLFGYSSMVFATVLIGFLGFMVWAHHMFTVGLGPIANAIFSVATMAIAVPTGIKIFNWLFTMWGGSIRFTTPMLYAVAFIPSFVMGGVTGIMLAGAAADYQYHDSYFVVAHFHYVIVGGVVLALFGGAHYWWPKMFGTMLNETLGKITFWLFLIGFHLTFFIQHFLGLMGMPRRVYTFAEGKGFETGNLISSIGAIFMAVATVILLVNVIITSIKNEKVGNDPWGTGRTLEWAIASPPPFYNFKQTPLVRGLDAFWIEKMEGKKEMTPAEPLGDIHMPNSSILPFVMSLGLFISGIGILFINDYSWGLFVGILGGLITFGAMFLRSVIDDHGFHIHKEELVEDDNKGVKA; from the coding sequence GTGAGTACGTTAACTCAAAAAAAGGGGTTTGGTGCTACAGTATGGGATTATTTAACGACGGTTGACCATAAAAAGATAGCGATCCTATACTTAATTGCCGGAGGATTTTTCTTTGTTGTCGGCGGACTAGAAGCACTATTTATCCGCATACAGTTATGGGCCCCGGATCAAGGATTTTTTGTTGGTGAACTATACAACCAAATATTGACGATGCACGGAACAACTATGATATTCTTAGCTGCGATGCCGCTCGTTTTTGCGATGATGAACGCAGTAATGCCAATCCAAATTGGTGCTCGTGACGTAGCATTTCCATTTTTAAATGCACTAGGATTTTGGCTGTTTTTCTTTGGTGGAATCTTTTTAAACCTTAGTTGGTTTTTAGGTGGCGCACCTGATGCGGGTTGGACTTCATATGCTTCACTAGCATTAGAATCCTCCACACATGGAATTGATTTTTATACCATCGGATTACAAATTTCTGGATTTGGTACGTTAATTGGTGGTATTAACTTTCTTGTAACGATTATTACTATGCGTGCTCCTGGAATGACATATATGCGTATGCCGTTGTTTACATGGTCAACATTTGTCACTTCAGCACTTATTTTGTTTGCGTTTCCACCATTAACAGTTGGATTCTTCTTAATGATATTTGATCGTTTGTTCGGTGCAAATTTCTTCGATCCAGCTATGGGTGGTAATACAATTATTTGGGAGCATTTATTCTGGATTTTTGGACACCCAGAAGTTTATATTCTCGTATTGCCGGCATTCGGTATTTTTTCAGAGATTTTTGCAACGTTTTCGAAGAAAAGACTATTTGGTTATTCATCAATGGTTTTTGCAACAGTATTAATTGGCTTTTTAGGCTTTATGGTTTGGGCTCACCATATGTTTACAGTTGGTTTAGGGCCAATTGCCAATGCAATATTCTCTGTAGCTACGATGGCAATTGCTGTACCAACAGGTATTAAAATCTTTAACTGGTTATTTACGATGTGGGGAGGAAGTATTCGCTTCACCACTCCGATGCTTTATGCAGTAGCATTTATACCATCATTTGTAATGGGTGGAGTAACAGGTATTATGCTTGCTGGTGCTGCGGCCGATTATCAATATCATGATAGTTATTTCGTCGTTGCACATTTCCATTACGTTATTGTCGGTGGTGTAGTTCTTGCATTATTTGGAGGGGCACATTATTGGTGGCCAAAAATGTTTGGTACAATGTTAAATGAGACACTAGGAAAAATCACTTTTTGGCTATTTTTAATTGGGTTCCACTTGACTTTCTTTATTCAACATTTCTTAGGGTTAATGGGAATGCCTCGCCGAGTTTACACATTCGCAGAAGGCAAAGGATTTGAAACCGGAAATCTAATCAGTAGTATAGGTGCTATATTCATGGCAGTAGCAACTGTCATATTGTTAGTGAATGTCATTATTACGAGTATCAAAAATGAAAAAGTTGGCAATGACCCTTGGGGTACTGGGCGAACTTTAGAGTGGGCTATAGCTTCACCTCCACCGTTCTATAACTTTAAACAAACGCCATTAGTACGTGGATTAGATGCATTTTGGATTGAAAAGATGGAAGGTAAGAAAGAAATGACACCAGCTGAACCACTAGGTGATATTCATATGCCTAATTCATCTATTTTACCATTCGTTATGTCATTAGGATTATTTATTTCAGGTATCGGCATCTTATTTATCAATGATTATAGTTGGGGATTATTCGTTGGAATTTTAGGTGGTTTAATTACATTTGGTGCGATGTTCCTACGCTCTGTAATTGACGATCATGGATTCCACATTCATAAAGAAGAATTAGTTGAAGATGATAATAAGGGGGTAAAGGCATAA